In the genome of Siniperca chuatsi isolate FFG_IHB_CAS linkage group LG17, ASM2008510v1, whole genome shotgun sequence, one region contains:
- the pbxip1a gene encoding pre-B-cell leukemia transcription factor-interacting protein 1 isoform X5 produces the protein MSDNSNSTGSSGSSTNSWTLLSPEEAALENVGPIDDGTESLGDVPSLSEEVAGAALEFKPSDISIETVLSEEGHQVCQETSPESSEGPIPSSPPRMSPLPPNSLDPPDLDLESQAPVIHDIVTSSPSDNEHLGATPFVTSIDLGAPIDIPAAELLPAEPEESCSAPPLTEIPVSTEQAHDMPADIGLIPASPARESPVFTAEPEVNIPAETLTATEPPCHVEADISFAPECTEPPSQVPESLATESSINDSPAPETVGSGEADEEAAVEEEEMEPSETVTQDEREEEEEEEEEEEEPSSSFDLGNTSSFDDGLRRRNAPSFEAPRPRTSDEEDEEEEVEFKLAEKKKEKPWLSLNKCIVGALILLFLGSLFLSGFLSDLDNGDFDASELSDGEQSQDWLSSDPQDMKELLDKLTQENQQIAQLEAQLQSQKEEFDSALKAVAASGDEKGRADMEKENTKLKEELSSLPELKKELESLRARVTELSQLTADQEMPPATSSSAPQPGDEDGSNQKAAGPDRRKEGGRLKEELQRQKGLLEESRKRLEGMKKDGGGRKRVRDSLEEIQKKLSEQVERWGKKKPQESKWKGNKGKTNERDHWKKEEKKNKELRGEKDWKHNKEGGWKDKEEKKEKEWKPQKQNSHKEAWRKQQDEWERKKVARRMDREERRKEKPWHSQPDKNSHNHHQHQHHHHQPRQPYQHNQNGFWRDQEQKLRRNIRPQLGCSSVEDCASNEGLYPVELSEFEELLEGYLSKLEGSSSESKDKIRKLTAEFFEDGVFIHDRVLFTDFAEDVADILEDMVDVLEDGGQKDDDSLEEEMEEFEREALWKFAATA, from the exons ATGTctgacaacagcaacagcacagGCAGCAGTGGCTCCTCAACCAACAGCTGGACCCTCCTCTCCCCCGAG GAAGCGGCTCTTGAGAATGTTGGGCCGATAGACGACGGCACAGAGAGCCTGGGTGACGTCCCGAGTCTCTCTGAGGAGGTGGCAG GAGCTGCTTTGGAGTTCAAACCAAGTGACATTTCAATAGAAACTGTCCTGTCTGAAGAAGGCCATCAG GTGTGTCAAGAGACCTCTCCAGAGTCCAGTGAGGGTCCCATTCCTTCTAGTCCTCCCCGGATGAGTCCTCTTCCACCCAACTCTCTTGACCCTCCAGACCTCGACTTGGAGAGTCAGGCTCCAGTCATCCATGACATCGTAACCAGCTCCCCCAGTGACAATGAGCACCTCGGAGCCACACCTTTTGTCACCAGCATTGATTTGGGGGCTCCAATCGATATTCCTGCTGCTGAACTCCTGCCAGCTGAGCCTGAGGAGTCCTGCTCTGCACCTCCCCTGACTGAGATCCCTGTCTCTACAGAACAAGCACATGACATGCCTGCTGATATCGGGCTCATTCCTGCTAGCCCTGCTAGGGAGAGTCCTGTCTTCACTGCTGAACCTGAGGTCAACATCCCCGCAGAGACCCTTACAGCCACTGAGCCTCCCTGTCATGTTGAAGCTGATATCAGCTTCGCTCCAGAGTGTACAGAGCCGCCAAGCCAAGTCCCGGAGAGTCTGGCGACAGAAAGCTCCATCAATGATAGTCCTGCACCAGAGACTGTTGGTTCAGGAGAGGCAGATGAGGAGGCAgctgtggaagaggaggagatggagccATCTGAGACAGTGACCCaggatgagagagaagaagaagaagaagaagaagaagaag AAGA AGAGCCATCCAGTAGTTTTGATTTGGGCAACACAAGCAGCTTTGATGATggactgaggaggaggaatgcCCCCTCCTTTGAGGCACCACGGCCAAGAACATCagatgaggaagatgaggaagaagaagtgGAGTTCAAGCtggcagagaagaaaaaggaaaagccaTGGCTCTCCTTGAACAAATGCATTGTGGGTGCTTTGATCCTGCTCTTCTTAGgttccctcttcctctcag GTTTCCTCTCTGACCTGGATAATG GTGACTTTGACGCCTCTGAACTGAGTGATGGAGAACAAAGCCAG GACTGGCTTAGCAGTGATCCACAGGATATGAAAGAGCTTTTGGATAAACTGACACAGGAAAACCAACAAATCGCTCAGCTAGAGGCTCAACTACAG TCTCAGAAAGAAGAATTTGACTCAGCTCTGAAGGCAGTAGCAGCAAGCGGTGATGAAAAGGGTCGAGCAGatatggaaaaagaaaacacaaagctgaAGGAGGAACTGTCATCTCTGCCTGAGCTGAAGAAAGAGCTGGAGAGTCTGAGGGCCAGGGTGACCGAACTCAGCCAGCTCACAG CTGATCAGGAAATGCCTCCGGCTACCTCAAGCTCTGCCCCTCAGCCTGGTGACGAAGATGGTAGTAACCAGAAAGCAGCTGGACCTGataggaggaaggagggaggaaggctGAAGGAAGAACTCCAGAGGCAGAAAGGTCTTTTGGAGGAGAGCAGGAAGAGATTGGAAGGGATGAAAAAAGATGGAGGCGGCAGGAAACGAGTGAGGGATAGTTTGGAGGAGATCCAGAAGAAGCTTTCTGAACAAGTTGAGAGGTGGGGTAAGAAGAAGCCACAGGAGTCCAAATGGAAAGGGAACAAGGGCAAAACCAATGAGAGGGACCActggaagaaagaagaaaagaaaaataaagagttgagaggagagaaagactgGAAGCACAACAAAGAGGGAGGATGGAAGgacaaagaagagaagaaggagaaggagtgGAAGCCTCAGAAGCAAAACTCTCACAAAGAGGCGTGGAGGAAACAGCAGGACGagtgggagaggaagaaggTGGCGCGCAGaatggacagagaggagaggaggaaggagaaaccGTGGCACAGCCAGCCTGATAAGAACTCCCACAACCATCATCAGCACCAGCATCACCATCACCAGCCCCGTCAGCCTTATCAGCACAACCAAAACGGCTTCTGGAGAGACCAGGAACAGAAGCTCAGGCGCAACATCCGCCCCCAGCTGGGCTGCAGCTCTGTGGAGGACTGCGCCAGCAACGAGGGGCTCTACCCAGTGGAGCTGTCCGAGTttgaggagctgctggagggCTACCTGAGCAAGCTTGAAGGATCTTCATCTGAGAGCAAGGACAAGATAAGGAAGCTGACTGCCGAGTTCTTTGAGGACGGCGTGTTTATCCACGACAGGGTTCTTTTCACTGACTTTGCAGAGGATGTGGCGGACATTCTGGAGGACATGGTGGACGTTTTAGAGGACGGTGGGCAGAAGGACGACGACTccctggaggaggagatggaggagttTGAACGAGAAGCCCTGTGGAAGTTTGCCGCCACAGCTTAA
- the pbxip1a gene encoding pre-B-cell leukemia transcription factor-interacting protein 1 isoform X4 yields the protein MSDNSNSTGSSGSSTNSWTLLSPEEAALENVGPIDDGTESLGDVPSLSEEVAGAALEFKPSDISIETVLSEEGHQTSCSYLLPTCRQRDDIHFQHTVCQETSPESSEGPIPSSPPRMSPLPPNSLDPPDLDLESQAPVIHDIVTSSPSDNEHLGATPFVTSIDLGAPIDIPAAELLPAEPEESCSAPPLTEIPVSTEQAHDMPADIGLIPASPARESPVFTAEPEVNIPAETLTATEPPCHVEADISFAPECTEPPSQVPESLATESSINDSPAPETVGSGEADEEAAVEEEEMEPSETVTQDEREEEEEEEEEEPSSSFDLGNTSSFDDGLRRRNAPSFEAPRPRTSDEEDEEEEVEFKLAEKKKEKPWLSLNKCIVGALILLFLGSLFLSGDFDASELSDGEQSQDWLSSDPQDMKELLDKLTQENQQIAQLEAQLQSQKEEFDSALKAVAASGDEKGRADMEKENTKLKEELSSLPELKKELESLRARVTELSQLTADQEMPPATSSSAPQPGDEDGSNQKAAGPDRRKEGGRLKEELQRQKGLLEESRKRLEGMKKDGGGRKRVRDSLEEIQKKLSEQVERWGKKKPQESKWKGNKGKTNERDHWKKEEKKNKELRGEKDWKHNKEGGWKDKEEKKEKEWKPQKQNSHKEAWRKQQDEWERKKVARRMDREERRKEKPWHSQPDKNSHNHHQHQHHHHQPRQPYQHNQNGFWRDQEQKLRRNIRPQLGCSSVEDCASNEGLYPVELSEFEELLEGYLSKLEGSSSESKDKIRKLTAEFFEDGVFIHDRVLFTDFAEDVADILEDMVDVLEDGGQKDDDSLEEEMEEFEREALWKFAATA from the exons ATGTctgacaacagcaacagcacagGCAGCAGTGGCTCCTCAACCAACAGCTGGACCCTCCTCTCCCCCGAG GAAGCGGCTCTTGAGAATGTTGGGCCGATAGACGACGGCACAGAGAGCCTGGGTGACGTCCCGAGTCTCTCTGAGGAGGTGGCAG GAGCTGCTTTGGAGTTCAAACCAAGTGACATTTCAATAGAAACTGTCCTGTCTGAAGAAGGCCATCAG ACCTCATGTTCTTACTTACTGCCCACATGTAGACAACGTGACGATATTCATTTCCAGCATACA GTGTGTCAAGAGACCTCTCCAGAGTCCAGTGAGGGTCCCATTCCTTCTAGTCCTCCCCGGATGAGTCCTCTTCCACCCAACTCTCTTGACCCTCCAGACCTCGACTTGGAGAGTCAGGCTCCAGTCATCCATGACATCGTAACCAGCTCCCCCAGTGACAATGAGCACCTCGGAGCCACACCTTTTGTCACCAGCATTGATTTGGGGGCTCCAATCGATATTCCTGCTGCTGAACTCCTGCCAGCTGAGCCTGAGGAGTCCTGCTCTGCACCTCCCCTGACTGAGATCCCTGTCTCTACAGAACAAGCACATGACATGCCTGCTGATATCGGGCTCATTCCTGCTAGCCCTGCTAGGGAGAGTCCTGTCTTCACTGCTGAACCTGAGGTCAACATCCCCGCAGAGACCCTTACAGCCACTGAGCCTCCCTGTCATGTTGAAGCTGATATCAGCTTCGCTCCAGAGTGTACAGAGCCGCCAAGCCAAGTCCCGGAGAGTCTGGCGACAGAAAGCTCCATCAATGATAGTCCTGCACCAGAGACTGTTGGTTCAGGAGAGGCAGATGAGGAGGCAgctgtggaagaggaggagatggagccATCTGAGACAGTGACCCaggatgagagagaagaagaagaagaagaagaagaagaag AGCCATCCAGTAGTTTTGATTTGGGCAACACAAGCAGCTTTGATGATggactgaggaggaggaatgcCCCCTCCTTTGAGGCACCACGGCCAAGAACATCagatgaggaagatgaggaagaagaagtgGAGTTCAAGCtggcagagaagaaaaaggaaaagccaTGGCTCTCCTTGAACAAATGCATTGTGGGTGCTTTGATCCTGCTCTTCTTAGgttccctcttcctctcag GTGACTTTGACGCCTCTGAACTGAGTGATGGAGAACAAAGCCAG GACTGGCTTAGCAGTGATCCACAGGATATGAAAGAGCTTTTGGATAAACTGACACAGGAAAACCAACAAATCGCTCAGCTAGAGGCTCAACTACAG TCTCAGAAAGAAGAATTTGACTCAGCTCTGAAGGCAGTAGCAGCAAGCGGTGATGAAAAGGGTCGAGCAGatatggaaaaagaaaacacaaagctgaAGGAGGAACTGTCATCTCTGCCTGAGCTGAAGAAAGAGCTGGAGAGTCTGAGGGCCAGGGTGACCGAACTCAGCCAGCTCACAG CTGATCAGGAAATGCCTCCGGCTACCTCAAGCTCTGCCCCTCAGCCTGGTGACGAAGATGGTAGTAACCAGAAAGCAGCTGGACCTGataggaggaaggagggaggaaggctGAAGGAAGAACTCCAGAGGCAGAAAGGTCTTTTGGAGGAGAGCAGGAAGAGATTGGAAGGGATGAAAAAAGATGGAGGCGGCAGGAAACGAGTGAGGGATAGTTTGGAGGAGATCCAGAAGAAGCTTTCTGAACAAGTTGAGAGGTGGGGTAAGAAGAAGCCACAGGAGTCCAAATGGAAAGGGAACAAGGGCAAAACCAATGAGAGGGACCActggaagaaagaagaaaagaaaaataaagagttgagaggagagaaagactgGAAGCACAACAAAGAGGGAGGATGGAAGgacaaagaagagaagaaggagaaggagtgGAAGCCTCAGAAGCAAAACTCTCACAAAGAGGCGTGGAGGAAACAGCAGGACGagtgggagaggaagaaggTGGCGCGCAGaatggacagagaggagaggaggaaggagaaaccGTGGCACAGCCAGCCTGATAAGAACTCCCACAACCATCATCAGCACCAGCATCACCATCACCAGCCCCGTCAGCCTTATCAGCACAACCAAAACGGCTTCTGGAGAGACCAGGAACAGAAGCTCAGGCGCAACATCCGCCCCCAGCTGGGCTGCAGCTCTGTGGAGGACTGCGCCAGCAACGAGGGGCTCTACCCAGTGGAGCTGTCCGAGTttgaggagctgctggagggCTACCTGAGCAAGCTTGAAGGATCTTCATCTGAGAGCAAGGACAAGATAAGGAAGCTGACTGCCGAGTTCTTTGAGGACGGCGTGTTTATCCACGACAGGGTTCTTTTCACTGACTTTGCAGAGGATGTGGCGGACATTCTGGAGGACATGGTGGACGTTTTAGAGGACGGTGGGCAGAAGGACGACGACTccctggaggaggagatggaggagttTGAACGAGAAGCCCTGTGGAAGTTTGCCGCCACAGCTTAA